In Paracoccus aminophilus JCM 7686, a single window of DNA contains:
- a CDS encoding acylphosphatase has translation MAFLPDRGRLLRPDLISTMCWRKVDPWPHSREGPAVSTPAHFRSERFFILGEVQSEQFPPWIQRHADRLGLRCRIDRQDADKIELVLAGPEELLDAMEMACLLGPIQVWVDEIERRRLNN, from the coding sequence ATGGCGTTTTTGCCTGACCGGGGGCGGCTCTTGCGTCCAGACTTGATTTCAACGATGTGCTGGCGCAAGGTCGATCCATGGCCTCACAGTCGCGAAGGTCCAGCGGTGTCTACACCAGCCCATTTCAGGAGCGAGCGTTTCTTCATTCTTGGAGAGGTGCAGTCCGAGCAGTTTCCGCCATGGATTCAGCGCCATGCCGACCGTCTGGGGCTGCGGTGCCGCATTGACCGGCAGGATGCCGACAAGATCGAATTGGTGCTTGCCGGACCTGAAGAGCTTCTCGATGCGATGGAAATGGCCTGTCTGCTTGGACCGATTCAGGTCTGGGTCGATGAAATCGAGCGGCGTCGCCTGAACAATTGA